In one Arenibacter antarcticus genomic region, the following are encoded:
- a CDS encoding T9SS type A sorting domain-containing protein, with protein sequence MKKCVFLILFILSNIAFSQENDVYVEYRYVGGTSPYNGFAQIGVGAVININEYFQSPNLPPTSFTFGDILSGITTSTSLNWDARLDFDTFIGLDNGSVFLGLNGKSNFNIYGQGFSLSGSILILEKITLIVPQDAKCYVEKIRLQASLGHPEEAYTWLYSAAGYDEQVLLGNFQSQNISLEDLYPDPNDQLNLIDKVITFRLHNSLNDYYTDVATYVWSNCSPELIDNEPITTTDATCYNANDGSVTLTFETNVDQKDGWEMRYFIFQGDPDDLVINPMDSIMPAQAYAEIRFNPNEAGYLTPNDVDGSYSGTYSGLEGINTNANAPPDEANQQEYFVVYQEVKYINGEAKVKGGVISSPFIIYQPTQITLDTSAPNFFTDTSCGNPAIFNLNNTATGGDNLHPGGSYSYQFSQDYGTSWKSVDAPNNVLEIEATANSNSVQVRGVYNVDENSCEGEEYQFAVEAIVPPVIFSNLIAGNASTAEASDGSVRVEFYGGTPIYTYILTRFNTNTSAYDSISSRSNQVIIPQRYRVSYSNLSAGTYRIIVTDENECSQESPDLVVGTDSVPALGTPVATQMGCEGSYASISVPISDFNDNYRYQWTINGVASPSQTGSGPDIVATTISTPGTHMLRVSNGRISEADFNNDVYTSTTLVEIYNPTTVTISNAIPNATQCDTSNEGTITLTVSGGASYQYTLEFFPNETDWIPLTDNTIPDLTPGRYRVTIRNQDGCESDTLEDIIVEAAPTLEVNTSKTDVPTNGGNEGSISLDISGGTPFSAPSDPYNISWEKNGISYSDSDLSTPNFINELGAGDYTATVTDANGCDNTISIIIMEPGPLAILSFTGRDTCSGLDNGTLTATAQGTGALTFNWILNDGSPNGTVVASVTNQDGTASLEGLSPGTYSLNIIEDDSGNEVDSDQDVIVTQASPITATITTTAVNCKNPNSGTVTIGNLSGGTPFSTGSGYEYHINDAFNNYQSDPEFTNLSPRAYIVTIRDARGCEFSEIVEITLAGAPVLDQTNTALTHPTTVGGADGAIVLAFIDDASDYRYQWTGQGINGAVSKDVAGLVAGDYQVTVSAPGDCNLIVNFSVDDPVDPGMLVATITQTVLLECNGDNFAEITAHVQDGTAPYTYKWFEIVNGNTIAQSEDTGIIGGLTAGTYFLQITDASANTVNTSPLTITQPDALTIQVDEVINILCSGEITGAIHVSVSGGTAPYSYIWSNGDIDRNLSKVAAGEYTLEVMDANACLTEITITVNNAPNSIQVTNASITNVSDYMGNDGSIAVNIAGGLAPYNINWIRLSDNANLGNQESISNLSSGTYRVSVIDANGCSIIENYEVTQPDIVEETIVQPSCSGDSNGSLSVLVNQGNGNFTYNWNTGVTTNAIENLTAGSYSVTITGFGEAPLTRTYMLEEPLPLEVDLGETRTLCGGQELVLDAGVEDVTVSYSWTSDTGFTSTVPKVTIKESGRYTVTITSQNGCRATGSVLVGVNDEEINAEFAMSSQVFAGESLVVIDLSFPFPESLEWIIPDGATLVKTTSDVAELIFKEAGEYEVGIIIQIGDCTAQRFKKVLVVANENKDIVNIKNDPRKQLEDFIIYPNPTNGKFTADITLSERGNISIKVFNFANNALMATEKERGSASYSIPFDISGLPAGVYAVVLETPFGNSLRKVILK encoded by the coding sequence ATGAAAAAGTGTGTGTTTTTAATTCTATTTATTCTTTCAAACATCGCGTTTAGTCAAGAAAATGATGTCTATGTAGAGTACCGTTATGTTGGTGGCACGAGTCCTTATAATGGATTTGCTCAAATTGGAGTAGGAGCTGTAATCAACATTAATGAATATTTTCAATCACCTAATCTTCCTCCTACTTCTTTTACTTTTGGTGACATATTATCTGGCATAACAACAAGCACCAGTCTCAATTGGGACGCCCGCTTAGACTTCGATACTTTTATTGGCTTAGACAACGGATCAGTATTCTTAGGCCTAAATGGCAAATCAAATTTTAACATTTATGGACAAGGATTTTCATTGAGTGGTAGTATTTTGATTTTGGAAAAAATAACTTTAATCGTACCCCAAGATGCTAAATGTTATGTAGAAAAAATTAGGCTTCAGGCAAGTTTAGGCCATCCCGAAGAAGCTTATACTTGGCTCTATTCTGCAGCTGGATATGATGAACAAGTTTTATTAGGTAATTTTCAAAGTCAAAATATCAGTTTGGAAGACTTGTACCCTGATCCAAATGATCAACTTAATTTAATAGATAAGGTTATAACTTTTAGACTCCACAATAGCCTAAATGATTATTATACGGATGTTGCAACATATGTTTGGAGTAACTGCTCCCCAGAACTTATAGATAATGAACCGATTACAACCACGGACGCAACATGTTATAATGCCAATGACGGCAGTGTAACGCTAACCTTTGAAACTAATGTAGATCAAAAGGACGGATGGGAAATGCGATATTTTATTTTTCAAGGGGACCCAGATGATTTGGTTATTAATCCAATGGATAGCATAATGCCTGCTCAAGCTTATGCTGAAATACGATTTAACCCTAATGAGGCAGGTTATCTGACGCCTAATGATGTTGATGGCTCTTACTCCGGCACCTATAGTGGACTTGAAGGCATTAACACGAACGCTAATGCCCCGCCAGATGAAGCTAATCAGCAAGAATATTTTGTAGTGTATCAGGAGGTGAAATATATAAATGGTGAAGCAAAGGTAAAAGGTGGAGTAATTTCAAGTCCATTTATTATATACCAACCCACCCAAATAACTTTGGATACTTCTGCCCCTAACTTTTTTACCGATACCTCTTGCGGCAACCCCGCCATCTTCAACTTAAATAATACTGCAACGGGAGGTGATAATCTTCATCCTGGGGGTAGCTATTCATACCAATTTAGTCAGGATTACGGCACAAGCTGGAAATCTGTAGATGCACCAAACAATGTGCTGGAAATTGAAGCCACTGCTAATTCAAATTCAGTACAGGTAAGGGGAGTATATAATGTCGATGAGAATAGTTGTGAGGGAGAGGAATATCAATTTGCCGTTGAGGCAATCGTACCACCTGTCATTTTTTCCAATCTCATCGCGGGTAACGCATCAACTGCAGAGGCATCGGATGGGAGCGTGCGGGTAGAATTTTATGGTGGTACTCCAATATACACCTATATTCTAACCCGATTTAATACCAATACAAGTGCATATGACTCAATAAGTTCTCGCTCAAATCAAGTTATTATTCCCCAAAGGTATAGAGTTTCCTATAGTAATTTGTCCGCGGGGACCTACCGTATTATAGTTACTGATGAAAACGAATGCTCTCAGGAATCACCAGATTTAGTAGTCGGAACAGACTCCGTCCCCGCATTAGGAACTCCCGTGGCAACTCAAATGGGCTGCGAAGGAAGTTATGCTTCCATAAGCGTTCCAATATCCGATTTCAATGATAATTATCGTTACCAATGGACTATTAACGGAGTAGCCTCTCCTTCCCAAACCGGTAGTGGGCCAGACATTGTTGCAACTACTATTTCTACTCCTGGAACACATATGCTTAGGGTATCAAATGGTAGGATTTCCGAGGCAGATTTTAATAATGATGTGTATACATCAACTACCTTGGTTGAGATCTATAATCCCACAACAGTCACTATTAGCAACGCCATTCCAAATGCCACTCAATGCGATACTTCTAATGAAGGAACTATAACCCTAACCGTTTCCGGAGGCGCATCTTACCAGTACACCCTGGAATTTTTCCCAAATGAAACAGATTGGATTCCATTAACAGACAATACCATCCCCGACTTGACTCCTGGAAGATATCGGGTTACTATACGTAATCAGGATGGATGCGAATCCGATACTCTTGAAGATATCATTGTGGAAGCGGCCCCAACATTAGAGGTAAACACTTCTAAAACAGATGTGCCCACCAACGGTGGTAATGAGGGATCAATATCGCTGGACATTAGTGGGGGAACTCCATTTTCTGCTCCCAGCGACCCATACAATATTTCTTGGGAGAAAAATGGAATTTCCTATTCAGATTCCGATCTATCAACCCCCAACTTCATTAATGAATTGGGAGCAGGTGATTACACCGCTACCGTGACTGATGCCAATGGTTGTGATAACACCATTAGTATTATAATTATGGAACCAGGTCCCTTAGCAATCTTAAGTTTCACAGGTAGAGATACTTGTAGCGGACTGGATAACGGAACCCTAACGGCCACTGCACAGGGAACTGGAGCACTCACTTTTAATTGGATTCTAAATGATGGTTCTCCAAATGGAACAGTAGTGGCTTCTGTTACAAACCAAGACGGCACGGCATCGCTTGAGGGATTGTCCCCAGGCACATACTCCCTAAACATTATAGAAGATGACAGTGGGAATGAAGTAGATAGCGATCAAGATGTTATAGTAACACAAGCATCCCCTATAACCGCGACTATCACGACCACAGCGGTTAATTGCAAAAATCCAAATTCGGGAACCGTTACCATTGGGAACCTATCAGGAGGAACCCCTTTTTCCACAGGTTCAGGCTATGAATACCACATCAACGACGCCTTTAATAACTATCAATCAGACCCCGAATTCACCAATCTCTCCCCTAGAGCCTATATCGTTACGATACGCGACGCCCGAGGTTGTGAGTTTAGTGAAATAGTGGAAATAACACTGGCTGGGGCTCCAGTTCTTGATCAAACAAATACTGCTCTTACCCACCCAACCACTGTAGGGGGAGCCGATGGCGCTATTGTATTAGCATTTATTGATGATGCATCGGACTACAGGTATCAATGGACAGGCCAAGGGATTAATGGTGCTGTTTCCAAAGATGTAGCCGGTCTAGTAGCAGGCGACTATCAGGTAACCGTTTCCGCCCCTGGCGACTGTAATTTAATTGTCAATTTTAGTGTTGATGACCCAGTAGACCCCGGAATGCTTGTGGCTACTATTACCCAAACCGTTTTATTGGAATGTAATGGCGATAATTTTGCTGAAATAACTGCCCATGTTCAAGATGGCACAGCTCCTTATACTTATAAGTGGTTTGAAATAGTAAATGGCAATACCATTGCACAATCCGAGGACACTGGAATAATTGGTGGACTAACCGCTGGAACTTATTTTTTACAGATCACGGATGCCAGTGCTAATACCGTAAATACATCGCCACTTACCATCACCCAACCCGATGCTTTAACGATTCAGGTAGATGAGGTAATTAATATTTTATGTAGTGGAGAGATTACAGGAGCAATTCATGTTTCGGTCTCGGGAGGTACCGCCCCTTATTCCTATATCTGGAGCAATGGCGATATCGACAGAAACTTAAGCAAGGTAGCAGCAGGTGAATACACATTGGAGGTTATGGATGCCAATGCATGTTTAACTGAAATTACGATAACAGTCAACAATGCTCCCAATAGCATTCAGGTTACAAATGCTTCCATAACCAACGTTTCAGATTATATGGGTAATGACGGTAGTATTGCTGTAAATATCGCAGGAGGATTAGCACCCTATAATATCAACTGGATCCGTCTATCGGATAATGCAAATCTTGGCAATCAAGAATCAATTTCGAACCTATCCTCTGGCACTTATCGAGTTTCCGTAATCGATGCCAATGGTTGTAGTATCATTGAAAATTATGAGGTTACTCAACCGGATATTGTGGAAGAAACCATTGTTCAACCTAGTTGTTCAGGTGATTCTAATGGTAGCCTTTCGGTTTTAGTCAATCAAGGTAATGGAAACTTCACCTACAATTGGAATACGGGAGTAACCACCAACGCTATTGAGAACTTAACAGCTGGTAGTTATTCGGTTACTATAACCGGTTTTGGTGAGGCGCCGCTAACCAGAACCTATATGCTAGAGGAGCCGTTACCCTTAGAGGTGGACTTAGGAGAAACTAGAACATTATGTGGTGGACAAGAATTGGTCTTGGATGCTGGGGTAGAAGATGTCACCGTCAGTTATTCATGGACTTCCGACACTGGGTTTACAAGCACTGTTCCTAAGGTAACTATAAAGGAAAGTGGTAGGTATACCGTTACTATTACTTCCCAGAATGGATGTAGAGCAACGGGTAGCGTTCTAGTAGGGGTAAACGATGAGGAAATCAACGCCGAGTTTGCAATGTCTAGTCAAGTTTTTGCAGGCGAATCCCTAGTAGTGATAGATCTAAGCTTTCCCTTTCCCGAATCATTAGAATGGATAATTCCCGATGGGGCAACCCTTGTAAAGACAACTTCCGATGTGGCAGAACTTATCTTCAAAGAAGCCGGGGAATATGAGGTAGGTATCATTATACAAATTGGGGATTGCACGGCACAGCGATTTAAGAAAGTCCTTGTGGTAGCCAATGAAAACAAAGACATTGTAAATATCAAAAATGATCCTAGAAAGCAGTTAGAAGATTTTATAATCTATCCCAACCCTACCAATGGAAAGTTTACAGCTGATATAACACTTTCTGAAAGGGGCAACATCAGCATTAAGGTCTTTAACTTTGCCAATAATGCCCTTATGGCTACTGAAAAAGAGAGGGGCAGTGCTTCTTATAGTATTCCATTTGATATTTCTGGCTTACCAGCAGGAGTGTACGCAGTGGTATTAGAAACACCATTTGGAAATTCGTTAAGGAAGGTAATTTTAAAATAA
- a CDS encoding fibronectin type III domain-containing protein produces MKEVVLYFVLLATFIRGLYFFYKGNVATFYLSKFLLVGKSAPYPIIKSTREGNNGAFWNCFTIMKRLCSLLFFVTCFLSFAQSFPVQVIPQATPPPPIYLTEYADASTVNSPLRVQLILNDFQIAIREVRLRTYFQGNGINFRSNDMVMGARPLFLEGGSPLMLTNVDLAPYFKFENITGISPNVYGRAIPEGAYQFCFEVFDATTGKQLSQKSCAVSVIFHNEPPFLVAPGNGSNVTETNPQNIIFQWTPRSINVTNVEYKLSLVEIWDNVIDPQAAFLSSPPVFQTTTTGTTYIYGPADPLLLSGKRYAWRVRANAKQGAEEIGLFKNQGHSEIFSFSYAGNCVLPMGISHEVKGSTNATIYWEDLSTEIPEYTVRYRKKGKSNAWFTSKTTTNLLTLWDLKAGTIYEYQLQKKCAVSDSDWSMVKQFTTFIVDNQASVYECGIVPNFSLTNKEPLSNITTGEQFTAGDFPITLTEVNGENGRFSGKGYVTIPYLNSIKVAVEFTNVLINTDNQLVEGMVVTKYDPDMKNILDVDVAIDVVIDAYDAVADLGDTVDNILRDVFGEESDDAENKMEEEVVNDSGPNSNFEGGTSTINKQVETILPGQDNSALPDIETNNNLGSNEEDLSTSNTIPEASDNPIKTDLNEALISYNSNRYKDGDFIDIRYNKNLNNQIFQALNIPEDAKIVWSTHTNMNDSIPVNWVGDGVGIDLDIFEYGRMILKARYWSPASNYPDGESNKVRVAIRVIKEKFTLKELYAKHSKRRIAKSGQKLYFIADPALLDSSKIKTIAYNITTDIKIPENNIDDLSLQWYYGKSDLHPKNNAKLNIQRDIEVNDKETNTTVRAGYPIGKEKSIDIVWVDPDFQKFGFTVKSSSNPVIKKALEATKMTESAAKFFDKIPFIKKAKDKRAFNEGKISWYFNIIPFEVTKENKEEPNSRFYYTEKKIRGGFKAGLKGETTIWTWGIPFKKLPIPEWAAKKITDVLTAEINIVAKADATGSLIAETTEKKTVGSEKWQFVDEKINPASLALNAAFGVEGELSAFEGSEWLSFEAKASGLAKAELVSIGWHGDDFDYHFLREGVWMDFKASMYIVVMSKKLETKPYYKKVQLMKPINNINE; encoded by the coding sequence ATGAAAGAAGTCGTTCTTTATTTCGTTTTGTTAGCCACCTTTATTAGAGGACTGTATTTCTTTTATAAAGGTAATGTAGCAACCTTCTATCTATCTAAATTTTTGTTAGTCGGGAAGTCGGCCCCCTATCCTATTATTAAATCTACCAGAGAAGGGAATAACGGTGCGTTTTGGAATTGTTTTACTATAATGAAACGACTTTGTAGTCTACTATTCTTTGTCACATGTTTCTTGTCTTTTGCCCAATCCTTTCCCGTACAGGTAATTCCCCAAGCCACTCCTCCGCCACCGATCTATCTCACAGAATATGCCGATGCCAGTACCGTGAATAGTCCCCTACGGGTGCAGCTTATTCTGAATGATTTTCAGATTGCCATTAGGGAAGTGCGACTGCGGACCTACTTTCAGGGAAATGGCATCAATTTCCGCAGCAACGATATGGTAATGGGTGCAAGGCCCCTATTTCTGGAAGGTGGGAGCCCATTAATGCTTACCAATGTAGATCTGGCGCCCTATTTTAAATTCGAGAATATTACGGGCATTTCGCCCAACGTTTATGGGAGGGCTATTCCTGAAGGGGCCTATCAATTTTGTTTTGAAGTGTTCGATGCTACAACCGGTAAACAGCTCTCACAAAAAAGTTGCGCCGTAAGTGTTATCTTCCATAACGAACCGCCCTTCCTGGTTGCACCGGGGAACGGGAGCAATGTGACCGAGACCAATCCCCAGAATATTATATTTCAGTGGACCCCTAGGAGTATTAATGTCACCAATGTGGAATATAAACTAAGCCTAGTAGAAATCTGGGACAACGTAATAGACCCACAGGCAGCATTTTTAAGCTCACCCCCTGTTTTCCAGACCACAACCACCGGGACTACCTACATTTACGGACCGGCAGACCCCTTGTTGTTATCCGGGAAAAGGTATGCGTGGCGGGTACGGGCCAATGCAAAACAGGGAGCCGAGGAGATCGGGCTTTTTAAGAACCAGGGCCATAGCGAGATCTTCTCTTTTTCGTATGCAGGAAACTGCGTGCTTCCCATGGGCATAAGTCACGAAGTAAAGGGCAGTACCAACGCCACTATTTATTGGGAGGACCTTTCCACCGAAATCCCGGAATATACCGTTCGCTACCGTAAAAAAGGGAAATCCAACGCTTGGTTCACAAGTAAGACCACCACCAATCTGCTCACTCTCTGGGACCTAAAGGCAGGCACCATTTACGAGTATCAATTACAGAAAAAATGTGCGGTCAGCGATAGCGATTGGAGCATGGTAAAGCAGTTCACCACTTTTATAGTGGATAATCAGGCCAGCGTGTATGAGTGTGGTATTGTGCCCAATTTTAGCCTGACCAACAAGGAGCCCCTGTCCAATATTACCACCGGGGAGCAATTTACAGCTGGCGATTTTCCTATTACCCTTACGGAAGTGAATGGCGAGAACGGCCGATTCTCGGGCAAGGGCTATGTCACCATTCCCTACCTCAACAGTATAAAGGTAGCGGTAGAGTTCACTAATGTGCTGATCAATACCGATAACCAATTGGTAGAGGGCATGGTGGTTACCAAGTACGATCCTGATATGAAGAATATTTTAGATGTGGATGTGGCCATTGACGTAGTTATCGATGCCTACGATGCGGTGGCCGATTTAGGGGATACAGTAGATAATATTTTAAGGGATGTATTTGGAGAGGAATCTGATGATGCTGAGAATAAAATGGAGGAGGAAGTAGTTAATGACAGTGGCCCCAATTCCAATTTCGAGGGTGGAACTAGTACTATCAACAAACAAGTAGAAACCATATTACCAGGACAAGACAATTCCGCTTTACCTGATATAGAAACTAACAACAATTTAGGTTCAAATGAGGAAGATTTATCCACATCCAATACTATACCAGAAGCTTCTGACAATCCAATAAAAACGGATTTAAATGAAGCCCTCATAAGTTATAATAGTAATAGATATAAGGACGGAGACTTTATTGACATCAGATATAATAAAAATTTAAACAATCAAATTTTCCAAGCCTTAAATATCCCCGAAGATGCCAAAATAGTATGGAGCACACATACCAACATGAATGATAGCATACCCGTTAATTGGGTAGGTGATGGAGTTGGAATAGATCTAGACATATTCGAATATGGAAGGATGATCTTGAAGGCAAGATATTGGTCCCCTGCAAGCAACTATCCAGATGGAGAATCCAATAAAGTGAGGGTTGCCATTAGGGTTATAAAAGAAAAGTTCACATTAAAGGAACTTTATGCTAAACACAGCAAAAGAAGAATTGCTAAATCAGGCCAAAAGTTATATTTTATAGCTGATCCAGCTCTCTTAGATTCATCAAAAATTAAAACTATTGCTTATAATATAACAACAGATATTAAAATACCTGAAAATAATATCGATGATTTAAGTCTTCAATGGTACTATGGCAAATCGGATTTACATCCAAAAAATAATGCTAAGCTAAATATCCAAAGAGATATTGAAGTAAACGATAAAGAAACAAATACCACCGTTAGGGCAGGTTACCCAATAGGAAAAGAAAAAAGTATAGATATAGTATGGGTTGACCCCGATTTTCAAAAGTTTGGATTTACTGTTAAATCCAGTTCAAACCCGGTGATAAAAAAAGCGCTAGAAGCAACTAAAATGACCGAGAGCGCCGCCAAGTTCTTTGATAAAATACCATTTATAAAAAAGGCTAAGGATAAAAGAGCTTTTAACGAAGGAAAAATCTCCTGGTACTTTAATATTATACCTTTCGAAGTAACAAAGGAAAATAAAGAAGAACCAAATAGTCGGTTTTATTATACAGAAAAGAAGATTAGAGGTGGCTTCAAAGCTGGACTAAAAGGGGAGACAACGATATGGACATGGGGCATACCCTTCAAAAAATTACCTATCCCTGAATGGGCAGCCAAGAAAATAACAGACGTATTAACCGCTGAAATTAATATAGTAGCCAAGGCAGATGCAACTGGTTCGCTGATTGCAGAAACCACAGAAAAGAAAACTGTAGGGAGTGAAAAATGGCAATTTGTAGACGAAAAAATAAATCCTGCATCCCTAGCCTTAAACGCAGCCTTTGGTGTAGAAGGGGAACTAAGTGCTTTTGAAGGTAGTGAATGGCTATCATTTGAAGCAAAGGCTTCAGGCCTAGCAAAAGCAGAGCTCGTGAGTATTGGCTGGCATGGAGATGATTTTGACTATCACTTTCTTAGAGAGGGAGTTTGGATGGATTTTAAAGCCTCCATGTATATAGTGGTAATGTCTAAAAAGCTAGAGACAAAGCCATATTATAAAAAAGTTCAATTGATGAAGCCAATCAATAATATAAATGAATAA
- a CDS encoding RNA polymerase sigma factor — protein sequence MDKIGNIYNAHVDDLFSYGIRLGFLKEQVMDAIHNVFHRIILNNKEEGLVNPKSYLHKSLRNELFNEFRRSKKVVLLDTNNETFPFELQVNVEDMLIEDEFKDQIKSKIENTLNELTPKQREIIYLRYTQDYDYQQIAEIMDISVPSCRNLILKALKQLRASDNQYFLFLALQHKNL from the coding sequence ATGGATAAAATAGGAAATATATATAATGCGCATGTGGACGATTTATTTTCCTATGGAATCCGTTTGGGGTTCCTAAAAGAACAGGTTATGGATGCCATCCATAATGTGTTCCATAGAATTATACTTAACAACAAGGAAGAAGGGCTAGTAAATCCCAAATCTTACTTGCATAAAAGCTTGCGAAATGAACTGTTCAACGAGTTTAGGAGAAGTAAAAAAGTGGTTTTATTGGATACTAATAACGAGACATTCCCCTTTGAGCTACAGGTGAATGTAGAAGATATGTTGATTGAAGATGAGTTTAAAGATCAAATAAAATCTAAAATTGAAAATACACTAAATGAACTGACCCCAAAGCAAAGAGAGATCATCTACCTAAGGTATACCCAAGATTACGACTACCAGCAAATCGCCGAAATTATGGATATAAGTGTACCCTCCTGTCGTAATTTAATATTAAAGGCCTTAAAACAATTGAGAGCTTCAGACAACCAATATTTCTTATTCCTCGCGTTACAACATAAAAACCTTTAA
- a CDS encoding FecR family protein — translation MKIKEFLTNKHFIVWMLTKDSAGAKYWEEHLKRNPGDKANFSQAKLEFRKTYFKEEFLTANEKEAIYQRLLKTNTKKPKSIRKYFGKKTKYAIAATLAILVSIGLYYYPYSSPTEPTNIIVDYIPNQENVRLISGDNQYSFDTNTVFKISEDGIINEEGENFKTGSAALNTLIVPYGKRSELVLSDGSKVWINSGSKLKFPTNFSDNHRTILLEGEIYIEVAENKSKPFTVKTPKFKVDVFGTTFNVNAYSDSFTSDDRVVLVEGSVGIETKDGRKTRMAPGESLQLTTQNLIKERVDVDRYISWKNGYLIFNDTPMEKVLLELSRYYNITFSEESKKLSGQTCTGKIYLSNNVSNVIETLSTLTDRSFTIKHN, via the coding sequence ATGAAAATCAAAGAATTCTTAACGAATAAACATTTTATAGTTTGGATGCTTACCAAGGATTCTGCTGGCGCAAAATACTGGGAGGAGCATTTAAAGAGGAACCCTGGGGATAAAGCAAACTTCTCCCAAGCGAAATTAGAGTTTCGAAAGACTTATTTTAAGGAAGAGTTCCTTACAGCCAATGAAAAGGAGGCCATATACCAAAGACTTTTAAAGACGAACACCAAAAAACCAAAAAGCATCCGAAAATATTTTGGTAAAAAAACAAAATATGCAATTGCGGCTACTTTGGCCATCCTAGTATCAATTGGTTTATATTATTATCCGTACAGCTCACCAACAGAACCTACCAATATCATTGTTGACTATATTCCCAATCAGGAAAATGTACGACTCATCTCCGGTGATAATCAGTATTCTTTTGACACCAATACAGTTTTTAAAATTAGTGAAGACGGAATTATTAACGAGGAAGGAGAAAACTTCAAGACTGGCTCCGCTGCCTTAAATACATTGATTGTGCCCTATGGAAAACGATCTGAATTAGTTCTTTCCGATGGTTCTAAGGTGTGGATAAATTCTGGCTCCAAATTAAAATTCCCAACAAATTTTTCCGACAACCATAGAACTATACTACTGGAAGGTGAAATTTACATAGAGGTAGCAGAAAATAAATCAAAACCATTTACCGTGAAGACTCCTAAATTTAAGGTAGATGTATTCGGAACAACATTTAATGTAAATGCATATTCAGATTCTTTTACTTCTGATGACAGGGTTGTGCTAGTAGAAGGTAGTGTTGGTATAGAAACTAAAGATGGAAGGAAAACAAGAATGGCCCCCGGTGAATCCCTACAGCTCACAACGCAAAATTTAATTAAGGAGAGGGTAGATGTAGATAGGTACATTTCTTGGAAGAATGGTTATCTAATATTTAATGACACTCCCATGGAAAAAGTATTATTGGAATTATCCAGATACTATAATATTACGTTTTCAGAGGAATCCAAAAAACTATCCGGACAGACTTGTACGGGGAAAATATATTTATCCAACAATGTCTCCAATGTTATAGAGACCCTCTCAACTTTGACGGACAGGTCATTTACAATTAAGCATAACTAG